A genomic segment from Thermodesulfobacteriota bacterium encodes:
- the dctP gene encoding TRAP transporter substrate-binding protein DctP, translating into MVTIHLRSMKPRLRVLCGIMIMMILTWRPAAVAAADAGTAEFQGMLQAVLEALWTGQDLTPELKQKQETIKDTLRTGAVQAADLEAMLQKMMPSVLDRQQTSRYIQIGLPEQINALLAPQMDWKKFKDIAWKVMASPAKKEDPMVIKLGTLAPPGTPWLSIPETVTLPEIERLSEGKLQIKIYGGGVMGEDTDILRKIDIGQLDSCGCTAIGVLAASPDTSALLLPGLFKNYAEIDYICEKFRRRLDEGFEKKGYILAALIDTGYFYIFSANKITGLEDLRKQKVLTWFGAMETTLYKELGINATPVAVPEVVSALSTGLADTNMAPAAWMLGMQAYQYSNYYLKPPFLYCPAAVIVSSKTKERLQKQIGVSETYAQNIQEMLVAEFNVLEPEWKKQIRAYEEKSLKAFESKCGMKAMTFSPEDMKMIEKASQAVLASQSGKTFSAELMADIQKELDAYRASKK; encoded by the coding sequence ATGGTTACTATCCATCTGCGTTCCATGAAACCCCGGCTGCGGGTACTGTGCGGCATCATGATCATGATGATTCTGACGTGGCGCCCGGCCGCCGTTGCGGCGGCGGATGCCGGAACTGCCGAATTCCAGGGCATGCTTCAGGCCGTTCTGGAGGCCCTGTGGACCGGGCAGGATCTGACCCCGGAGTTGAAGCAGAAACAGGAAACCATCAAAGACACGTTGAGAACAGGCGCCGTGCAGGCGGCCGACCTGGAAGCCATGCTGCAGAAAATGATGCCTTCCGTACTGGATCGCCAGCAGACATCCCGATATATCCAGATAGGGCTTCCGGAACAGATCAACGCCCTGCTGGCCCCGCAGATGGACTGGAAAAAATTTAAAGACATTGCCTGGAAGGTGATGGCGTCCCCGGCTAAGAAGGAGGACCCCATGGTGATCAAGCTCGGCACCCTGGCGCCTCCGGGCACCCCCTGGCTGAGCATCCCTGAAACCGTTACCCTCCCCGAGATCGAAAGGCTGAGCGAAGGAAAGCTCCAGATCAAAATTTACGGCGGCGGCGTCATGGGGGAAGATACGGACATCCTCAGAAAGATCGACATCGGCCAGCTCGACAGCTGCGGCTGCACCGCCATCGGTGTGCTGGCGGCCTCGCCGGACACCTCGGCTCTGCTCCTGCCGGGCCTGTTTAAAAATTATGCCGAGATCGATTACATCTGCGAAAAGTTCCGGAGAAGACTGGATGAGGGGTTTGAGAAAAAGGGATATATCCTGGCGGCCCTGATCGACACCGGCTATTTTTATATATTCTCGGCCAACAAGATTACCGGCCTGGAGGACCTGCGCAAGCAGAAAGTCCTGACCTGGTTCGGCGCCATGGAAACCACCCTGTACAAGGAACTGGGCATCAACGCCACCCCAGTGGCGGTTCCGGAAGTGGTTTCGGCCCTGAGCACCGGCCTGGCCGATACCAACATGGCGCCCGCCGCCTGGATGCTGGGCATGCAGGCCTATCAATACTCCAACTACTATCTCAAACCGCCTTTCCTCTATTGCCCCGCAGCCGTTATCGTCAGTTCAAAGACCAAAGAGCGGCTGCAGAAGCAGATTGGCGTATCGGAGACCTACGCCCAGAACATCCAGGAAATGCTGGTGGCTGAATTCAACGTCCTGGAGCCGGAATGGAAAAAGCAGATCAGGGCCTACGAGGAAAAAAGCCTGAAAGCCTTTGAAAGCAAGTGCGGCATGAAGGCCATGACCTTCTCTCCCGAAGACATGAAGATGATTGAAAAGGCCAGCCAGGCGGTTCTGGCTTCCCAGTCCGGCAAGACGTTCTCCGCGGAACTGATGGCCGACATCCAGAAGGAGCTGGACGCTTACCGGGCGAGCAAAAAATAG
- the dctP gene encoding TRAP transporter substrate-binding protein DctP yields the protein MVISNARSGINLPRVFLSVFIALLISIMVGPTVSAAADAGRQGFQTILVESLTALWTGQEFSPELKQRQETLKAMLASGAVPKSEMETMTEETISSILDRHKTSRYILKDFPTRASALFAPQMTWDEIKQIIWRAMTSPVKKEDPVLFKVGTLAPPGTPWLTVPETIAFPEIERLSEGRVLMKIYGGGVMGEDTDILRKMDMGQLDSCGCTSLGVLAASPDTSAFLVPGLFKNYEEVDYICEKFRKRLDEGFEKKGYILAALIDTGFFYMFSKNKITGLADLRKQKVLTWFGAMETALYKELSINPTPVAVPEIVSTLSTGLADTNLSPAGWMLGMQAYQYSKYFLKPALLYSPAAVIVSTKTKERLRKQINVSETYAHNVQELLVFEFNSIEPEWRRQIRAYEGKSLEAFESKCGIKVMTFSFEDQQAIEKAGESVQRQMAGKAFSADLIVDIKKALEEYRAKH from the coding sequence ATGGTTATTTCGAACGCGCGTTCCGGAATCAATCTGCCGCGGGTCTTTTTATCCGTTTTTATCGCGCTGCTGATCAGCATCATGGTTGGGCCGACGGTATCCGCGGCAGCGGATGCCGGGCGGCAGGGATTTCAAACCATCCTGGTCGAAAGCTTGACGGCGCTGTGGACCGGTCAGGAATTTTCTCCGGAATTAAAGCAGCGGCAGGAAACCCTTAAAGCCATGCTGGCATCGGGCGCCGTGCCAAAATCCGAGATGGAAACCATGACGGAAGAAACTATTTCTTCCATTCTGGACCGGCATAAAACTTCACGATACATTCTCAAGGATTTCCCCACCCGCGCCAGCGCCCTCTTTGCGCCTCAAATGACCTGGGATGAAATCAAGCAAATCATCTGGCGGGCCATGACGTCACCGGTCAAAAAAGAAGATCCTGTATTGTTTAAGGTCGGCACCCTGGCTCCGCCGGGCACACCCTGGCTGACCGTTCCCGAGACCATTGCCTTTCCGGAAATCGAAAGGCTGAGCGAGGGCAGGGTTCTGATGAAAATTTACGGAGGCGGCGTCATGGGGGAAGACACCGACATTCTCAGAAAGATGGATATGGGGCAGCTCGACAGCTGCGGCTGCACCTCCCTCGGCGTTCTGGCGGCCTCTCCGGACACCTCGGCCTTTCTGGTGCCGGGCCTGTTCAAAAATTACGAAGAAGTCGATTACATCTGCGAAAAATTCAGAAAACGGCTGGACGAGGGGTTTGAAAAAAAAGGGTATATTCTGGCGGCCCTGATCGACACCGGCTTCTTCTATATGTTTTCCAAAAACAAGATCACCGGCCTGGCGGATTTGCGCAAGCAGAAGGTCCTGACCTGGTTCGGTGCCATGGAAACAGCCCTTTACAAGGAACTGAGCATCAATCCCACGCCCGTGGCCGTCCCGGAAATCGTATCCACCCTGAGTACCGGACTGGCCGACACCAATCTGTCGCCGGCGGGATGGATGCTGGGCATGCAGGCTTATCAGTATTCCAAATATTTTCTCAAACCGGCCCTGCTCTATTCACCCGCGGCCGTCATTGTCAGCACCAAAACCAAGGAACGGTTGCGGAAGCAGATCAACGTGTCCGAGACTTACGCCCACAATGTCCAGGAATTGCTGGTTTTTGAATTTAATTCCATCGAGCCGGAATGGAGACGGCAGATCAGGGCTTACGAGGGCAAAAGCCTGGAGGCCTTCGAAAGCAAATGCGGCATCAAGGTCATGACGTTTTCATTTGAAGACCAGCAGGCCATCGAAAAGGCGGGCGAATCCGTGCAGCGACAGATGGCCGGCAAGGCTTTTTCCGCGGATCTGATCGTCGACATTAAGAAAGCGCTGGAGGAATACAGAGCAAAGCATTAA
- the dctP gene encoding TRAP transporter substrate-binding protein DctP, with protein sequence MFSRQVFFRNIRPWLLFATAILALSAGSPLNAAAEPVSPEFQGVLIESLTALWTGQEFSPELKQRQETVKTMLTSGAVSKAELESLLEASFLSIPNQHKTSRYILKDFPARVNALLSPHMTWEEVKPILWQAMSSPARKDNPIQIRIGTLGPPGTPWINVPETIAIPEIEKLSDGKVLIKIYGGGVMGEDTQVLRKMGAGQLDGCGCTALGVLEASPDMSSLLLPGLFKNYKEVDFICEKFRKRLDKAFEDKGYVLVAIIDTGYFYLFSKNKVAGLADLRKQKALTWFGAMENTFFQEMGITAMPVSVPDIVSALSTGQAETTMAPAAWMLGMQAYQYISFYLQPPLLYSPSAVFISKDLVDRVRKQIGVSEIYAFNVQEILVSEFIALEPEWNRQIRDYEEKSLKAFEGKCGMKAVTFSPEDQQAIEKAGKAVQQKLAGKVFPEDLMGDIQKSLEAYRAQH encoded by the coding sequence ATGTTCAGCCGGCAAGTGTTTTTCAGAAACATTCGTCCGTGGCTGCTGTTTGCCACTGCCATCCTGGCCCTTTCGGCGGGAAGTCCATTGAATGCCGCGGCGGAACCTGTTTCCCCGGAATTTCAGGGCGTATTGATCGAAAGCCTGACGGCCCTGTGGACCGGCCAGGAATTTTCCCCGGAGCTGAAACAGCGGCAGGAAACCGTCAAAACCATGCTGACTTCCGGCGCCGTGTCGAAAGCCGAACTGGAAAGCCTGCTGGAAGCGTCCTTTCTTTCCATACCGAATCAGCATAAAACCTCCCGTTATATTCTCAAGGACTTTCCCGCGCGAGTGAACGCCCTCCTGTCTCCCCACATGACCTGGGAAGAGGTGAAACCCATCTTGTGGCAGGCCATGTCGTCCCCGGCCAGAAAAGACAATCCCATACAAATCCGGATCGGCACCTTGGGCCCGCCGGGCACTCCCTGGATCAACGTACCTGAAACCATCGCCATTCCCGAAATCGAAAAGTTGAGTGACGGAAAGGTTCTGATCAAGATTTACGGCGGCGGCGTCATGGGGGAAGACACCCAGGTGCTGAGAAAAATGGGCGCCGGCCAGCTGGACGGCTGCGGCTGCACCGCCCTGGGCGTGCTGGAAGCGTCACCGGACATGTCGTCGCTGCTCCTGCCGGGATTGTTTAAGAATTATAAAGAAGTGGATTTTATCTGTGAAAAGTTCAGAAAGCGGCTGGACAAGGCCTTTGAGGACAAAGGATACGTCCTGGTCGCCATCATTGATACCGGTTATTTCTATCTGTTCTCGAAAAACAAGGTGGCCGGCCTGGCGGATTTGAGAAAACAGAAGGCCCTGACCTGGTTCGGCGCCATGGAAAACACCTTTTTCCAGGAAATGGGAATCACCGCCATGCCGGTATCCGTGCCGGACATCGTTTCCGCCCTGAGTACCGGCCAGGCTGAAACCACCATGGCGCCGGCGGCCTGGATGCTGGGCATGCAGGCCTATCAATACATCAGTTTTTATCTTCAGCCGCCCCTGCTCTATTCACCGTCAGCCGTCTTCATCTCTAAAGATTTGGTCGACCGGGTACGAAAACAGATCGGCGTGTCCGAGATTTACGCCTTCAATGTTCAGGAAATCCTTGTGTCTGAATTCATCGCTCTGGAGCCGGAATGGAACCGGCAGATCAGGGATTACGAGGAAAAAAGCCTGAAAGCTTTTGAAGGCAAATGCGGCATGAAGGCCGTCACCTTTTCACCCGAAGATCAGCAGGCCATCGAAAAAGCGGGTAAAGCCGTCCAGCAGAAACTGGCCGGTAAGGTTTTCCCGGAAGACCTGATGGGAGACATCCAGAAATCGCTTGAGGCTTACCGGGCGCAGCATTAG
- a CDS encoding TRAP transporter large permease subunit has product MTFIALGLLLLAISGEPLFIIIGGMAFANFYFVIDIAPATLFTDFYRLTTMPIFVAIPLFIFSGYLLADTRLPEKMLRLTNALVGWLPGGLCFVALIACSIFTAFTGASAITIVGIGTLLYPVFQKDGYPENFTLGLITTGGSLGTLLMPCLPLILYGVIAGQQKGVSLNVEDMFIAGLLPAILLIALLYAYAFFFGIKYSPLKKFSFAEVAAATWEIKWELPLPVLVVGGILTGLFSAPEAAAVAAIYVLVVEWFVIRDLNFRKLISIIRRSMIMNGAILMIVGMALGLTDVFVTLSVPEKLFEFLGQYITSKYTFLLLLNGFLLMVGALMDIFSACAIVVPIVVPIALKYGVDPVHLGIIFLANLELGFLTPPVGMSLFISSLKFNKSLPTIVRSILPFIALLLIGVLLITYIPALSLYLLEFTDKPAIIDPSSLL; this is encoded by the coding sequence GTGACATTCATTGCGTTAGGACTTCTCCTGCTGGCGATATCCGGTGAACCCCTGTTTATTATCATCGGCGGCATGGCCTTTGCCAACTTTTATTTCGTGATCGACATCGCCCCCGCCACCCTGTTCACGGACTTCTACCGGCTGACCACCATGCCGATCTTTGTCGCCATCCCGCTCTTTATCTTTTCCGGATACCTGCTGGCCGACACCCGGCTGCCGGAAAAAATGCTGCGCCTGACCAACGCCCTGGTGGGCTGGCTGCCCGGAGGACTGTGCTTTGTCGCCCTGATCGCCTGTTCCATCTTCACCGCCTTTACCGGCGCCAGCGCCATCACCATCGTCGGCATCGGCACCCTGCTCTATCCCGTCTTCCAGAAAGACGGCTACCCGGAAAATTTCACCCTCGGCCTGATCACCACCGGCGGCAGCCTGGGCACCCTGCTCATGCCCTGCCTGCCCTTGATCCTATATGGCGTCATCGCCGGCCAGCAGAAAGGCGTCAGCCTGAACGTGGAGGACATGTTCATAGCCGGGCTGCTTCCGGCAATCCTGCTGATCGCCCTGCTCTACGCCTATGCCTTCTTCTTCGGCATCAAATACAGCCCGCTGAAAAAATTCTCTTTTGCGGAAGTGGCTGCCGCGACCTGGGAGATCAAGTGGGAACTGCCCCTGCCCGTGCTGGTGGTCGGCGGCATCCTGACCGGCCTGTTTTCTGCGCCCGAAGCCGCGGCCGTGGCCGCAATCTATGTGCTGGTGGTGGAGTGGTTTGTCATCCGGGATTTGAACTTCCGCAAGCTGATCTCAATCATCCGCCGCAGCATGATCATGAACGGCGCCATCCTGATGATCGTGGGCATGGCCCTGGGCCTGACGGACGTGTTCGTGACCCTGTCCGTTCCGGAAAAACTGTTTGAATTCCTCGGTCAGTACATCACCAGCAAGTACACCTTTCTCCTCCTGCTGAACGGCTTCCTGCTCATGGTCGGCGCGCTCATGGACATCTTTTCCGCCTGCGCCATTGTCGTGCCGATCGTGGTCCCCATCGCCCTGAAATACGGCGTCGATCCGGTTCACCTGGGCATTATTTTTCTGGCCAACCTGGAACTGGGCTTCCTTACCCCGCCCGTGGGCATGAGCCTGTTCATCTCCTCGCTCAAGTTCAACAAATCTTTACCCACGATCGTGCGCTCGATTCTTCCTTTTATTGCTCTGCTGCTCATCGGCGTTCTGCTGATCACCTACATCCCGGCCTTATCGCTTTATCTGCTTGAATTCACGGATAAACCAGCGATCATTGACCCGTCATCCCTGCTGTAG
- a CDS encoding TRAP transporter small permease subunit: MKILYKIERIIYNVELTAIVLLLLSLSIFAFIQVVLRNFFDYSIIWMAVYNSMALLALALLGASIATSSFERSHINIDLLQGILKPPYNRYLSMFLMLVAALACLLFMKFSWDYVLVTREVGKIESAIHTPEWVITLMFPVCFLSMAFKFFVCFLTEINDIRKARNTD, from the coding sequence ATGAAAATCCTGTATAAAATCGAACGCATCATCTACAATGTCGAGTTGACGGCCATTGTTCTCCTGCTGCTGTCACTCTCCATTTTTGCCTTCATTCAGGTCGTATTGCGAAATTTCTTTGACTATTCGATCATCTGGATGGCGGTATACAACAGTATGGCCCTGCTGGCGCTGGCCCTGCTCGGCGCCAGCATCGCCACCTCCAGTTTCGAAAGAAGCCACATCAATATCGACCTTCTCCAGGGAATACTCAAGCCTCCCTACAACAGATACTTGAGCATGTTTTTAATGCTCGTGGCCGCTCTGGCCTGCCTGCTGTTCATGAAATTCTCCTGGGATTACGTGCTGGTGACCAGAGAGGTGGGAAAAATCGAATCGGCCATTCACACCCCGGAATGGGTCATCACCCTGATGTTTCCGGTATGTTTTCTGTCCATGGCTTTCAAGTTTTTCGTTTGTTTCCTGACCGAGATAAACGATATCCGCAAGGCAAGGAACACAGATTAA
- a CDS encoding TRAP transporter TatT component family protein codes for MTSLKKKMVCMSAVAALLVIVCGCTPMLRSGIKVAHPAIENIEVALFQQKNLDLVEKGLPGQILLLEGLLGTAPNDPLLLTMAVKAYTGLGMLVEDEHPEKATALYTRGTECGMRLLKQHRGFRKAIEKGKSVGEATKQIKSKKFAPSLLWTASCMGANVLLNAGDPMIAIDLAPVNTMANHVAELDSNYFHGFAHMFVGTVNSMLPATFGGDKKKAKEAFDTIDKMNKGKFLLPKVFYAKFYLTDDKDAEMTLRKIIDTPDGEMPEIELLNQIAKAKARFILKQRGLLEQ; via the coding sequence ATGACTTCACTAAAAAAGAAAATGGTGTGTATGTCCGCCGTTGCCGCTCTTCTGGTAATCGTATGCGGATGCACTCCCATGCTTCGCTCGGGAATCAAGGTCGCGCATCCGGCCATCGAGAACATCGAGGTCGCTCTTTTCCAGCAGAAAAACCTGGATTTAGTGGAGAAAGGGCTGCCCGGACAAATCCTGCTTCTGGAAGGCCTGCTGGGGACGGCTCCCAATGACCCGCTCCTGTTGACCATGGCCGTTAAAGCCTACACCGGCCTGGGCATGCTGGTCGAAGACGAACACCCGGAAAAAGCCACCGCCCTGTATACCCGCGGAACCGAATGCGGCATGCGGCTGCTCAAGCAACACCGGGGATTCCGTAAAGCGATAGAAAAAGGGAAAAGCGTGGGCGAAGCCACCAAGCAGATCAAGAGCAAAAAATTCGCTCCGTCCCTGCTGTGGACGGCCTCCTGCATGGGCGCCAACGTACTGCTGAACGCCGGCGACCCCATGATCGCCATTGACCTGGCCCCGGTCAACACCATGGCCAACCATGTGGCGGAGCTGGACAGCAATTATTTCCATGGATTCGCGCACATGTTTGTCGGAACGGTCAACAGCATGCTGCCGGCCACCTTCGGCGGAGACAAGAAAAAGGCCAAGGAAGCGTTCGACACCATCGACAAGATGAACAAGGGCAAGTTCCTTCTTCCGAAGGTGTTTTACGCCAAATTCTATCTGACCGACGACAAAGACGCCGAGATGACCCTGCGAAAAATCATCGATACCCCGGATGGCGAGATGCCAGAAATCGAGCTGTTGAACCAGATCGCCAAGGCCAAGGCCAGATTTATTCTAAAACAGAGGGGTCTCCTGGAGCAATAA